From one Novosphingobium sp. genomic stretch:
- a CDS encoding glycerophosphodiester phosphodiesterase family protein, whose protein sequence is MTKAFLAMAALACAAAAPLHATDTQDTMRRIRDPQGGLIVIAHRGCHEPAPWHGWGSAPENSALALQRCAEMGVDVMETDVHKTRDGFLVIMHDDTVDRMTEGKGAIEKLTLAQIKALHLRDNEGGTDAALTDQTMLTLDEMLAMAKGRIVLNLDVKAMIYPEVVDAVMRAGAQDRVIVKTFGGLGSAPLAAIAPFDKVPFAVIPMSADERGLDIPEVMRRQMAGPRKPVAFELPLLQLSALPAIGEQAQKLTVRLWVNTLFKGFVIGGGSDVDALRKPDAVWGDLYRRGVTMIQTDDPEAMLRFREAAHLGLKR, encoded by the coding sequence ATGACCAAGGCGTTTCTCGCCATGGCCGCGCTGGCCTGCGCGGCAGCGGCCCCTTTGCATGCCACCGACACGCAGGACACCATGCGCCGCATCCGTGATCCCCAAGGGGGCCTGATCGTGATCGCCCATCGCGGCTGCCATGAACCGGCTCCCTGGCACGGCTGGGGCAGCGCGCCGGAGAACTCGGCACTGGCGCTGCAGCGCTGCGCCGAGATGGGCGTCGATGTGATGGAAACCGATGTCCACAAGACCCGCGACGGCTTTCTGGTCATCATGCATGACGACACCGTCGACCGCATGACCGAGGGCAAGGGCGCGATCGAAAAGCTGACGCTGGCGCAGATCAAGGCCCTCCATCTGCGCGACAATGAAGGCGGGACCGATGCGGCGCTGACCGACCAGACCATGCTCACGCTCGACGAGATGCTGGCCATGGCCAAGGGGCGGATCGTGCTCAACCTCGATGTGAAGGCGATGATCTATCCCGAGGTCGTCGATGCGGTGATGCGCGCCGGGGCGCAGGATCGGGTGATCGTGAAGACCTTCGGCGGGCTGGGCAGCGCGCCGCTGGCCGCCATCGCCCCCTTCGACAAGGTGCCCTTCGCGGTGATCCCGATGAGCGCCGATGAGCGCGGGCTCGACATTCCCGAGGTGATGCGTCGCCAGATGGCGGGCCCGCGCAAGCCCGTCGCCTTTGAACTGCCGCTGCTGCAACTTTCCGCCCTGCCCGCGATTGGCGAGCAGGCGCAGAAGCTGACGGTGCGGCTTTGGGTCAACACGCTGTTCAAGGGCTTTGTCATCGGCGGCGGCAGTGATGTGGACGCGCTGCGCAAGCCCGATGCGGTCTGGGGCGATCTCTATCGCCGGGGCGTCACCATGATCCAGACCGACGATCCCGAAGCCATGCTGCGCTTTCGCGAGGCCGCGCATCTGGGCCTCAAACGCTGA